The proteins below are encoded in one region of Mycobacterium shinjukuense:
- the glf gene encoding UDP-galactopyranose mutase gives MTARFDLFVVGSGFFGLTIAERVATQLDRRVLVIERRPHIGGNAYSEPEPQTGIEVHKYGAHLFHTSNKKVWDYVRQFTDFTNYQHRVFAMHNGQAYQFPMGLGLVSQFFGRYFTPEEARRLIAEQAAEIDTADAQNLEEKAISLIGRPLYEAFVKGYTAKQWQTDPKELPASNITRLPVRYTFDNRYFSDTYEGLPVDGYTAWLTNMAADDRIEVRLNTDWFSVRDQLRAASPEAPVVYTGPLDRYFDYADGRLGWRTLDFEVEVLPIGDFQGTAVMNYNDLDVPYTRIHEFRHFHPERDYPTDKTVIMREYSRFADNDDEPYYPINTEADRALLATYRARAKSETASSKVLFGGRLGTYQYLDMHMAIASALSMYENVLGPHLRDGAPLIAEEASA, from the coding sequence ATGACCGCTCGTTTCGACCTCTTCGTCGTCGGCTCCGGATTCTTTGGCCTGACGATCGCCGAGCGCGTGGCCACCCAACTGGATAGGCGGGTTCTCGTCATCGAGCGGCGGCCGCACATCGGCGGCAACGCCTATTCCGAACCGGAGCCGCAGACCGGCATCGAGGTCCACAAGTACGGTGCGCATCTGTTCCACACCTCCAACAAGAAGGTGTGGGACTACGTGCGCCAGTTCACCGACTTCACCAACTACCAACACCGCGTCTTTGCGATGCACAACGGGCAGGCCTACCAGTTCCCGATGGGGTTGGGCCTGGTCTCGCAGTTCTTCGGGCGCTACTTCACCCCCGAGGAAGCCCGCCGGCTGATCGCTGAGCAGGCTGCCGAGATCGACACCGCGGATGCGCAGAACCTCGAAGAAAAGGCCATCTCGCTGATCGGCCGGCCGCTCTATGAGGCGTTCGTCAAGGGCTACACCGCCAAACAATGGCAGACCGACCCCAAGGAATTGCCGGCGTCCAACATCACCCGGCTGCCGGTGCGCTACACCTTCGACAACCGGTACTTCAGCGACACCTACGAGGGTCTGCCGGTCGACGGCTACACCGCCTGGTTGACGAACATGGCCGCCGACGACCGCATCGAGGTCAGGCTGAACACCGACTGGTTCAGCGTGCGCGACCAGCTGCGCGCCGCCAGTCCCGAGGCACCAGTGGTCTACACCGGCCCGCTGGACCGCTACTTCGACTATGCCGACGGCCGGTTGGGCTGGCGCACCCTGGACTTCGAGGTCGAGGTGCTGCCGATCGGGGATTTCCAGGGGACCGCGGTGATGAACTACAACGACCTGGACGTCCCCTACACCCGCATCCACGAGTTCCGCCACTTCCACCCCGAACGTGATTACCCGACGGACAAGACGGTGATCATGCGGGAATACTCGCGGTTCGCCGACAACGACGACGAGCCCTACTATCCGATCAATACCGAAGCCGACCGCGCCCTGTTGGCCACCTATCGGGCCAGGGCGAAGTCCGAGACCGCGTCATCGAAGGTGCTTTTCGGCGGGCGCTTGGGCACCTATCAGTATCTGGATATGCATATGGCCATCGCCAGCGCGTTGAGCATGTACGAGAACGTCCTTGGGCCCCATCTGCGCGACGGCGCCCCGCTGATCGCTGAGGAAGCCTCGGCATGA
- a CDS encoding LGFP repeat-containing protein yields MPSGRRTPTMLLTAIAATVFVVLWALHRPAAGAQQTPQPDDTKLAERPLIGLGGGITVRELTQDTPFSLVALTGDLAGTSTRVRAQRPDGSWGPWYQAEYQASAPDAGTAAAAEGGEPAMGPRSTDPVFVGTTTTVQLAVTRPIDAPVTQPPPGGTTEGSRGGLGYRPATKERPFGQNISAILISPPRAPAGTQWTPPTGVTMPGQAPPIIGRAEWGADESLRCGSPQYDRKVRAAVLHHTAGSNDYSPLESAGIVKAIYTYHSKTLGWCDIAYNALVDKYGQVFEGSAGGLTKAVEGFHTGGFNRDTWGVAMIGNFDDTPPTPVQLRTVGRLLGWRLGLDDVDPKSTVDLESEGGSYTTFSGGAIAKLPAIFTHRDVGKTDCPGNAGYALMDEIRDIAAHFNDPPEELIKALEGGAIYQRWQQLGGMNSVLGPPTSPESDAEGGGRYATFAKGAMYWSAVTGAQPVTGAIYDAWARLSYERGPLGLPTSAEIQEPLWITQNFQHGTLNFERLTGNVTEVVDGITTPLATQPPSGPTVPPEHFSLPTHPIP; encoded by the coding sequence GTGCCATCTGGCCGCCGCACACCCACGATGTTGCTGACCGCCATCGCAGCAACGGTGTTCGTTGTCTTGTGGGCGCTGCACCGTCCCGCCGCCGGCGCCCAGCAGACACCGCAACCCGACGACACCAAACTCGCCGAGCGGCCGCTGATCGGGCTCGGCGGCGGCATCACCGTCCGCGAACTCACTCAGGACACACCGTTCTCCTTGGTTGCGTTGACCGGCGACCTGGCCGGCACCTCTACCCGGGTGCGCGCCCAGCGCCCCGACGGATCCTGGGGACCCTGGTACCAGGCCGAGTACCAAGCCTCAGCGCCGGACGCGGGCACGGCCGCTGCGGCGGAGGGCGGTGAGCCGGCAATGGGTCCGCGCAGCACCGACCCGGTCTTCGTGGGCACCACGACGACCGTGCAGCTCGCGGTCACCCGCCCGATCGATGCCCCGGTGACCCAGCCACCGCCAGGCGGCACGACCGAGGGCAGCCGAGGCGGTCTTGGCTACCGGCCCGCCACCAAGGAACGGCCCTTCGGGCAGAACATCTCCGCGATCCTCATCTCGCCGCCGCGGGCGCCGGCCGGTACCCAGTGGACGCCGCCGACCGGTGTCACCATGCCCGGCCAGGCCCCGCCCATCATCGGCCGCGCGGAATGGGGTGCCGACGAGTCGCTGCGATGCGGTAGCCCACAGTACGACCGTAAGGTTCGCGCCGCGGTGCTGCACCACACCGCGGGCAGCAACGACTATTCACCGTTGGAGTCGGCGGGGATCGTCAAGGCCATCTACACCTACCACAGCAAGACCCTGGGTTGGTGCGACATCGCCTACAACGCACTGGTCGACAAGTACGGCCAGGTGTTCGAGGGCAGCGCCGGCGGACTCACCAAGGCGGTCGAAGGGTTCCACACCGGCGGATTCAACCGCGACACCTGGGGCGTGGCGATGATCGGCAATTTCGACGACACACCGCCCACGCCCGTGCAGCTGCGCACCGTCGGCCGGCTGCTCGGCTGGCGGCTGGGGCTAGACGACGTCGACCCGAAGAGCACGGTGGACCTGGAGTCGGAGGGCGGTTCCTACACCACCTTCTCCGGCGGAGCCATCGCGAAGTTGCCCGCCATCTTCACCCACCGCGACGTCGGCAAAACCGACTGTCCCGGTAACGCCGGCTATGCACTGATGGACGAGATCCGCGACATCGCAGCACATTTCAACGATCCGCCGGAGGAGCTGATCAAGGCGCTGGAGGGCGGCGCGATCTACCAGCGCTGGCAGCAGCTGGGCGGGATGAACAGCGTGCTGGGTCCGCCGACCTCACCGGAGTCAGACGCCGAGGGCGGGGGGAGATACGCCACCTTCGCCAAGGGCGCCATGTACTGGTCTGCGGTCACCGGCGCCCAACCGGTCACCGGCGCGATCTATGACGCCTGGGCCCGGCTGAGCTATGAACGCGGTCCGCTCGGGCTGCCCACCAGCGCCGAGATCCAGGAGCCGCTGTGGATCACGCAGAACTTCCAGCACGGAACGTTGAACTTCGAACGGCTCACCGGCAATGTCACCGAGGTCGTCGACGGGATCACCACGCCGTTGGCGACACAACCTCCCAGCGGCCCGACGGTGCCGCCCGAGCATTTCTCGCTGCCCACCCATCCCATCCCCTGA
- a CDS encoding PE family protein has translation MAAPSVAEAIEAATAAAAPSTTGVVAAAGDEVWAAIAGLFGSYAQEFQTLTAQATLFHDQFVRALRAAGAAYAAAEAANVSPLRSLLSPAESPGILPPLERLLGRPLLVSGAAGTGATGPAQPSTLLGTATNEAGLGGAVTYAATEALAAPPTNGVTGVKSGFSFLQIPIGPSSFLGLTIPQFNYPAPAHWYFPTQADGSMNATGVIYLQHGFGAIGWFYEPLAIQLAQQTNSVVVVPTVPSIPLPFGAWIGGAQMQQGVAALFLGSQPALNVSANQAGYQGTLPEDFILSGHSAGGGLATIAGGNYIAAIGANPADNNLLGVLMFDGVASNSAAFGSAVASLQTLSVPVYVVAAPPQPWNAFGATTNQLVSLYPGQFVGIEIVNGSHVDSMLGGKPIIDVAAQLLTGFSPPGATAAVYTLSSGWINDIYAGAGPTNPIYGVYGPTGGYVTPGGQAIILGQAGGVVLP, from the coding sequence GTGGCAGCCCCGAGTGTCGCAGAGGCGATCGAGGCGGCCACCGCCGCGGCGGCGCCCTCCACGACGGGGGTGGTCGCGGCGGCCGGCGATGAGGTGTGGGCGGCCATCGCGGGTTTATTCGGCAGCTACGCCCAAGAGTTTCAGACGCTGACCGCGCAGGCGACGCTGTTTCACGACCAGTTCGTCCGTGCGTTGAGGGCGGCCGGGGCGGCGTATGCGGCCGCCGAGGCCGCGAACGTGTCGCCGCTGCGGTCGCTGCTGTCACCGGCCGAGAGTCCGGGGATTTTGCCACCCCTTGAGCGGCTGCTGGGGCGTCCGCTGCTGGTGAGCGGCGCCGCGGGCACCGGGGCCACCGGCCCCGCGCAGCCCAGCACGCTGCTCGGCACCGCCACCAACGAGGCAGGTCTCGGCGGGGCGGTTACCTACGCAGCCACCGAAGCCCTCGCCGCCCCGCCCACCAACGGGGTGACCGGAGTCAAGTCGGGGTTCTCCTTCCTGCAAATTCCGATCGGCCCGTCCTCCTTCCTGGGCCTAACGATTCCCCAGTTCAACTACCCCGCCCCGGCACACTGGTACTTCCCGACGCAGGCGGACGGTTCGATGAACGCCACCGGTGTCATCTATCTGCAGCACGGCTTCGGGGCAATAGGTTGGTTCTACGAGCCGCTGGCCATCCAGCTGGCGCAGCAGACCAACAGCGTCGTGGTCGTGCCCACCGTGCCGTCAATCCCGTTGCCGTTCGGCGCCTGGATAGGCGGCGCGCAGATGCAGCAGGGTGTCGCCGCGTTGTTCCTCGGCAGCCAGCCGGCGCTGAACGTCAGCGCGAACCAGGCCGGTTACCAGGGCACGCTACCGGAGGACTTCATCTTGTCCGGACACTCCGCCGGCGGGGGCCTCGCGACGATCGCCGGCGGCAATTACATCGCGGCCATCGGGGCGAACCCCGCCGACAACAACCTTCTCGGCGTGCTGATGTTCGACGGGGTCGCATCCAATTCCGCGGCCTTCGGGAGCGCGGTAGCCAGCCTGCAGACGTTGAGTGTCCCCGTCTATGTGGTGGCCGCGCCGCCCCAGCCATGGAACGCTTTCGGCGCCACCACCAATCAACTGGTCAGTCTGTACCCCGGGCAGTTCGTCGGGATCGAGATCGTCAACGGCTCGCATGTCGACTCAATGCTGGGCGGAAAACCCATCATCGACGTCGCGGCCCAGCTATTGACCGGGTTCTCCCCGCCCGGCGCCACCGCGGCGGTGTACACCCTGTCCTCGGGCTGGATCAACGACATCTACGCCGGGGCGGGCCCGACCAACCCGATCTATGGCGTCTACGGGCCCACCGGTGGCTACGTGACGCCCGGCGGTCAAGCGATCATCCTGGGCCAGGCCGGCGGGGTCGTACTGCCGTAG
- a CDS encoding PE family protein, with the protein MSFVVTAPEAIADAARNLVGIGSTVREATAAAAGPTTGIAAAAADEVSTAISRLFGTFGQEFQAVSAQAAAFHAEFVRLLNGGAAAYLGAEIANAGQALTHGSAAALLSSQVEAGATAVSGAVASVPGLQGLNTTSPPGLWTPGAAAVAAVPGGAYGQLVVNTATNLQALGNAWAAHPFPFLSQVLANQLGYWQQIAAAMAGAIQNLPASLANVPAAIQAGIQQLLAFNWAYYIQQFISTQIGFAQLFGATLNHAVTGLVAGLPNFGAGLELAFQQLLVGNYYGAVTDLGQAFANLLVTGADTSNVTITVQNLTVIITAKPVLLGPLGDLFTLMNIPGQEAQYFTNLMPPSIPRQMAQNFTNVLNTLTTPSISATVTIPVLNPSAGTLSTFFGLPLVLTYGAAGPPFATLNALASSAEVFNQALATGNVLGAAGVLIDAPAVALNGFLNGNTPIDMTILVPTGLPNGLPQTVAIILHMPFDGILVPPHPITATIDPHLSGVNPINVTIFGTPFSGLVPLFVNYIPQQLALAIKPAG; encoded by the coding sequence GTGTCGTTCGTGGTCACGGCACCTGAGGCGATAGCGGACGCGGCGAGGAATCTGGTAGGCATCGGCTCCACGGTTCGGGAGGCCACCGCGGCGGCCGCGGGCCCCACGACCGGGATCGCGGCCGCCGCCGCCGACGAGGTGTCGACCGCTATCTCCCGGCTGTTCGGCACCTTCGGCCAGGAATTCCAGGCGGTCAGCGCCCAAGCGGCGGCGTTTCATGCCGAGTTCGTCCGCCTGCTCAACGGTGGGGCGGCGGCGTATCTGGGCGCCGAGATCGCCAACGCCGGGCAGGCCCTGACCCACGGCAGCGCGGCCGCGTTGCTGTCCAGCCAGGTCGAGGCGGGTGCGACGGCCGTGTCCGGGGCCGTCGCGAGCGTGCCCGGGCTGCAGGGGCTCAACACGACCTCGCCGCCGGGGCTGTGGACGCCCGGCGCGGCCGCGGTCGCCGCCGTTCCGGGCGGCGCGTACGGGCAACTCGTCGTCAACACGGCCACCAACCTGCAAGCCCTCGGCAATGCCTGGGCCGCCCACCCGTTTCCCTTCCTGAGTCAGGTCCTCGCCAACCAGCTGGGTTATTGGCAGCAGATCGCCGCCGCGATGGCCGGTGCCATCCAGAACTTGCCCGCCAGCTTGGCGAACGTGCCGGCGGCCATCCAGGCCGGCATCCAGCAGCTGTTGGCGTTCAACTGGGCCTATTACATCCAACAGTTCATCAGCACCCAGATCGGCTTCGCCCAGCTGTTTGGCGCCACGCTCAACCACGCGGTCACCGGCCTGGTGGCCGGGCTGCCCAATTTTGGGGCCGGGCTCGAGTTGGCGTTTCAACAGCTCTTGGTGGGCAATTACTACGGCGCGGTCACCGACCTGGGGCAGGCCTTCGCCAATCTGTTGGTCACCGGGGCCGACACCAGCAACGTAACGATCACCGTGCAGAATCTCACGGTCATCATCACGGCCAAACCCGTGCTGCTCGGCCCGCTGGGTGATCTGTTCACCCTGATGAACATTCCTGGACAAGAGGCGCAGTACTTCACCAACCTGATGCCGCCCTCGATTCCCAGGCAGATGGCGCAGAACTTCACCAACGTGCTCAATACGCTGACGACCCCCAGCATTTCAGCAACCGTCACAATACCGGTGCTAAACCCCTCGGCCGGAACACTGAGTACCTTCTTCGGGTTGCCGTTGGTGCTCACCTATGGCGCAGCGGGTCCGCCGTTCGCCACCCTGAACGCGCTCGCAAGCAGCGCGGAAGTGTTCAACCAGGCCCTGGCGACCGGGAACGTGTTAGGAGCGGCCGGCGTACTCATCGATGCTCCAGCCGTCGCACTCAACGGCTTCCTGAACGGAAACACCCCCATCGATATGACGATATTGGTGCCAACGGGTCTGCCAAACGGTTTGCCCCAAACCGTAGCGATCATTCTGCACATGCCCTTCGACGGGATTCTCGTTCCGCCCCACCCCATCACGGCAACGATCGACCCCCATCTCAGTGGTGTTAACCCGATCAACGTCACCATCTTCGGCACGCCCTTCTCAGGACTGGTGCCGCTGTTCGTCAACTACATCCCCCAACAGCTCGCCCTGGCGATCAAGCCCGCGGGATAG
- a CDS encoding Cof-type HAD-IIB family hydrolase, producing the protein MKPSPPGLIACDVDGTLFDDDETVTPRTRDAVHAAVAGGAAFVLATGRPPRWVRPVVDALGFAPMAVCANGAVIYDPATDRVVSAHTLSVDVLAQLAEIATRVIPGVGLAVERIGERAHDTATPQFVSSPGYEHAWLNPDNTEVSREDLLSAPAIKLLIRRAGASSAEMAAVLAKHVGFEGDITYSTNNGLVEIVALGISKATGVDEIARPLGIGEADVVAFGDMPNDVPMLLRAGHGVAMGNAHPDALAAADEVTAPNSEDGVARVLERWWA; encoded by the coding sequence ATGAAGCCGTCCCCGCCGGGGCTGATCGCGTGTGACGTCGACGGCACCCTGTTCGACGACGATGAAACCGTCACCCCGCGAACTCGTGACGCCGTGCATGCCGCGGTCGCCGGCGGTGCGGCGTTCGTCCTGGCTACCGGTCGCCCGCCGCGCTGGGTGCGGCCGGTGGTCGACGCGCTCGGGTTTGCCCCGATGGCGGTGTGCGCCAATGGCGCCGTCATCTACGATCCCGCCACCGATCGGGTGGTGTCGGCGCACACGCTGTCCGTCGACGTGCTGGCGCAATTGGCGGAGATCGCGACGCGCGTGATCCCCGGTGTCGGGCTGGCCGTCGAGCGCATCGGCGAACGCGCGCACGACACCGCGACCCCCCAGTTCGTCAGCTCCCCGGGCTACGAGCACGCCTGGCTCAACCCGGATAACACCGAGGTGTCCCGGGAGGACCTGCTCAGCGCGCCGGCCATCAAGCTGCTGATCCGTCGAGCCGGCGCCAGCAGCGCCGAGATGGCGGCCGTGCTGGCCAAACACGTCGGCTTCGAGGGCGACATCACCTACTCCACCAACAACGGCTTGGTGGAGATCGTGGCGCTGGGTATCAGCAAGGCCACCGGGGTGGACGAGATCGCCCGGCCGCTGGGGATCGGTGAGGCCGACGTGGTGGCCTTCGGCGACATGCCCAATGACGTGCCGATGTTGCTGCGGGCCGGCCATGGCGTGGCGATGGGTAACGCGCATCCCGACGCGCTGGCGGCCGCCGACGAGGTCACCGCGCCCAACAGTGAGGACGGCGTGGCCCGGGTGCTGGAGCGTTGGTGGGCCTGA
- a CDS encoding lysophospholipid acyltransferase family protein, whose protein sequence is MAEPFFRMMEVLVPSIVALNGNKITYRGLENIPLRGGALIALNHTSYVDWIPASIAAKERRRRLRFMIKAEMQEVRAVNYVIKHAQLIPVDRTEGSEAYAMAVQRLRDGELVGLHPEATISRSYELKEFKTGAARMSIEARVPVIPMIVWGAHRIWPKDHPKQLFRNKVPIAVEIGAPMWARGQVEQFNAELRDVMNAMLYRVQEEYPHPAGKHWVPRRLGGSAPTPEESRELRLAELAERMQRHGYDGVTTARRDQGGRR, encoded by the coding sequence ATGGCAGAGCCGTTCTTCCGAATGATGGAGGTTCTCGTTCCGTCGATCGTTGCGCTGAACGGAAACAAGATCACCTACCGTGGCCTGGAGAACATTCCGCTGCGCGGCGGAGCCTTGATTGCCCTCAACCACACCAGCTACGTGGACTGGATTCCCGCCTCGATCGCCGCCAAAGAACGCCGGCGGCGGCTGCGGTTCATGATCAAGGCCGAGATGCAGGAGGTCAGGGCGGTCAACTACGTGATCAAGCACGCCCAGCTGATCCCGGTGGACCGCACCGAGGGGTCGGAGGCTTACGCGATGGCCGTGCAACGGCTGCGGGACGGAGAACTCGTCGGGCTGCATCCGGAGGCGACCATCAGCCGCAGCTACGAGCTGAAGGAATTCAAGACCGGGGCGGCCCGGATGTCGATCGAGGCGCGGGTGCCGGTCATCCCGATGATCGTGTGGGGCGCACACCGGATTTGGCCCAAGGACCATCCAAAACAGTTGTTCCGCAACAAGGTTCCGATCGCCGTCGAGATCGGGGCCCCAATGTGGGCACGGGGCCAGGTCGAGCAATTCAACGCCGAGCTGCGCGACGTCATGAACGCGATGCTCTACCGGGTCCAGGAGGAGTACCCGCATCCCGCGGGGAAGCACTGGGTGCCGCGGCGGCTGGGCGGCAGCGCGCCGACCCCCGAAGAATCCCGGGAATTGCGGTTGGCCGAACTGGCCGAGCGGATGCAACGGCACGGGTACGACGGCGTGACGACGGCGAGGCGCGACCAAGGCGGACGACGCTGA
- a CDS encoding lysophospholipid acyltransferase family protein, whose protein sequence is MAQPTYRTLEILAQLLVVATGTRISYVGVDNVPERGGAVIAVNHTSYVDWLPVALAMRRRRRKLRFMIKAEMQRVKVVNFLIKRTRMIPVDRGAGAGAYAVAVQRLREGELVAVYPEATISRSFELKEFKTGAARMALEAHVPIVPVVVWGTQRIWTKGHPRNVGRTKVPVAVHVGPPLRAAADIALTGQALRESMTALLHQAQRDYPHPAGAYWVPRRLGGGAPTLAEAARMDAAEAAARAAGRTQRQSG, encoded by the coding sequence ATGGCCCAGCCGACCTACCGGACGCTGGAAATCCTGGCCCAGCTGCTGGTCGTGGCCACCGGAACCCGGATCAGCTACGTCGGCGTGGACAACGTTCCGGAGCGGGGCGGCGCCGTGATCGCCGTCAACCACACCAGCTACGTGGATTGGCTACCGGTCGCGTTGGCCATGCGCCGGCGGCGCCGCAAGCTGCGGTTCATGATCAAAGCCGAGATGCAACGGGTGAAGGTGGTCAACTTCCTGATCAAGCGCACCCGGATGATCCCGGTGGATCGGGGCGCCGGGGCGGGCGCATACGCGGTGGCGGTGCAGCGGTTACGGGAAGGGGAGCTGGTCGCGGTCTATCCGGAGGCCACCATCAGCCGCAGCTTCGAGCTCAAGGAGTTCAAGACGGGGGCCGCCCGAATGGCGCTGGAGGCGCACGTCCCGATCGTCCCGGTGGTTGTGTGGGGCACCCAGCGGATCTGGACCAAGGGCCATCCCCGCAACGTGGGCCGCACCAAGGTGCCCGTCGCGGTGCACGTGGGGCCGCCATTGCGGGCCGCCGCCGACATCGCGCTGACCGGCCAGGCGCTGCGCGAGTCGATGACCGCCCTGCTGCACCAGGCGCAGCGGGACTACCCACACCCAGCCGGGGCGTACTGGGTGCCGCGCCGGCTCGGCGGTGGTGCTCCGACGCTGGCCGAGGCGGCTCGGATGGACGCCGCCGAGGCCGCAGCCAGGGCCGCTGGCCGGACGCAGCGGCAATCGGGTTAG
- a CDS encoding lysophospholipid acyltransferase family protein translates to MEPVYGTVIQLARLMWRVQGLRITVTGEDNLPASGGAVVAINHTSYLDFTFAGLPAYKQGLGRKVRFMAKQEVFDHKITGPIMRRLRHIPVDRQDGAASYDAAVGMLKAGELVGVYPEATISRSFEIKEFKTGAARMAVEAAVPIVPHIVWGAQRIWTKGHPKKLLRPKVPITVVVGEPIEPTLPVAELNGLLHSRMQHLLERAQELYGPHPAGEFWVPHRLGGGAPSLAEAARMDAEEAAIRAALRARRAHPAGAAEQ, encoded by the coding sequence GTGGAACCGGTATACGGGACGGTCATTCAGCTCGCCCGCTTGATGTGGCGCGTACAGGGTTTACGGATCACGGTGACCGGCGAAGATAACTTACCGGCCAGCGGCGGCGCTGTCGTCGCGATCAACCACACCAGTTACCTCGACTTCACCTTTGCGGGCCTGCCCGCCTACAAGCAGGGCCTCGGGCGCAAGGTGCGCTTCATGGCCAAGCAGGAGGTCTTCGACCACAAGATCACCGGCCCGATCATGCGTCGCCTGCGGCACATCCCGGTGGATCGGCAGGACGGGGCCGCGTCCTACGATGCCGCGGTCGGCATGCTCAAGGCCGGCGAGCTGGTCGGCGTCTATCCCGAAGCGACCATCAGCCGCAGTTTCGAGATCAAGGAATTCAAAACGGGCGCGGCCCGCATGGCCGTCGAGGCCGCCGTGCCGATCGTGCCGCACATCGTCTGGGGTGCGCAGCGAATCTGGACGAAGGGTCATCCCAAGAAGCTGTTGCGCCCGAAGGTGCCGATCACCGTCGTCGTCGGCGAACCGATTGAACCGACGCTGCCGGTAGCCGAGCTGAACGGGCTGCTGCATTCACGGATGCAGCACTTGCTCGAACGTGCACAAGAACTGTACGGACCCCATCCCGCCGGTGAGTTCTGGGTGCCGCACCGGCTGGGCGGCGGCGCGCCGTCGCTGGCCGAGGCGGCCCGCATGGACGCCGAGGAGGCCGCGATCAGGGCGGCGCTGCGCGCCCGGCGCGCCCATCCCGCCGGCGCCGCGGAGCAATGA
- a CDS encoding phosphotransferase, producing MSFPASPPAVPAVVRRLAAGRPVRAVWANELGGLTFRVAAGAEFIKVARAGTADFANEARRLRWAARYLPVPHVLEVGVDEDWTWLRTRGLPGLSAVHPRWQATPAVAVRAIAVGLRTLHDSLPVSSCPFDWSVESRLTVLHPAHRANLPDPPPVDRLVVCHGDACAPNTLIDDVGHYCGHVDFGELGVADRWADLAVATLSLGWNYPGRSWAADFFAAYGIAPDPPRIDYYQRLWQDPTL from the coding sequence TTGTCCTTCCCGGCGTCCCCGCCCGCGGTGCCCGCGGTGGTTCGCCGGCTCGCAGCCGGGCGACCGGTGCGCGCGGTGTGGGCCAACGAGCTGGGCGGCCTCACCTTCCGGGTGGCTGCCGGTGCCGAATTCATCAAGGTGGCCAGGGCCGGGACGGCCGACTTCGCCAACGAAGCACGCCGGCTGCGCTGGGCGGCGCGGTACCTGCCGGTGCCACACGTGCTCGAGGTCGGGGTCGACGAAGACTGGACGTGGCTGCGCACCCGCGGGTTGCCCGGGCTGTCTGCGGTGCATCCGCGCTGGCAGGCCACCCCGGCAGTGGCCGTGCGGGCGATTGCCGTGGGGTTGCGCACTCTGCATGACAGCTTGCCGGTGTCGTCGTGCCCGTTCGACTGGTCGGTGGAAAGCCGGCTGACCGTGCTGCATCCCGCGCACCGGGCGAACCTGCCCGACCCGCCGCCGGTCGATCGGCTGGTGGTCTGCCACGGCGACGCGTGCGCACCCAACACGCTGATTGACGACGTCGGCCACTATTGCGGTCATGTCGATTTCGGTGAGCTCGGGGTGGCCGACCGGTGGGCCGATCTCGCGGTGGCAACGCTGTCGTTGGGCTGGAACTACCCGGGCCGCAGCTGGGCGGCGGACTTCTTCGCCGCCTACGGCATCGCCCCCGACCCACCGCGGATCGACTACTACCAGCGGTTGTGGCAAGACCCGACCCTCTGA